One Megalops cyprinoides isolate fMegCyp1 chromosome 4, fMegCyp1.pri, whole genome shotgun sequence genomic window carries:
- the c4h22orf39 gene encoding UPF0545 protein C22orf39 homolog isoform X1 produces MAGGEALWRPPRSCDDYWSEFRLCKSLWNRFHHYYAFGKTPTCQQWKDDYYTCREWEKSHSTETKESLQQSERARVAEQRKFSPVWELRTKPPEDWHLPLPQDKRQDS; encoded by the exons ATGGCAGGCGGAGAGGCATTGTGGAGG CCACCTCGATCCTGTGATGACTATTGGAGTGAGTTCAGACTCTGTAAAAGCTTGTGGAATCGTTTTCACCACTACTACGCTTTTGGCAAAACTCCCACATGCCAGCAGTGGAAGGATGACTACTACACTTGTCGTGAGTGGGAAAAAAGTCACAGCACTGAGACTAAG GAGTCGCTCCAGCAGAGTGAAAGAGCCCGAGTGGCAGAACAAAGGAAGTTTTCTCCAGTATGGGAACTCCGAACAAAACCCCCAGAAGACTGGCACCTGCCCCTTCCCCAGGACAAGCGCCAGGATTCTTGA
- the ufd1l gene encoding ubiquitin recognition factor in ER-associated degradation protein 1 — protein MFSFNMFDHPIPRAFQNRFSTQYRCYSVSMLAGPNDRSDVEKGGKIIMPPYALDQLSRLNITYPMLFKLTNKNSDRMTHCGVLEFVADEGICYLPHWMMQNLLLEEGGLVQVESVNLMVATYSKFQPQSPDFLDITNPKAVLENALRNFACLTTGDVIAINYNEKIYELRVMETKPDKAVSIIECDMNVDFDAPLGYKEPERRSQHHEEPTEEEGDTSSYAEMDVGFRAFTGSGNRLDGKKKGVEPSPAPIDPSDIKRGIPNYDYKIGRITFIRNSRPQPKKTDDEDAMSRFIAFSGEGQSLRKKGRKP, from the exons ATG ttttccttcAACATGTTTGATCACCCAATCCCACGAGCTTTCCAAAACCGTTTCTCCACACAATATCGCTGCTACTCTGTGTCCATGCTGGCGGGACCCAACGACCGATCTGACGtggagaaaggaggaaaaa ttatTATGCCTCCGTATGCACTTGATCAACTCA GTCGTCTTAACATCACATATCCGATGTTGTTTAAGCTGACCAATAAGAACTCGGATCGCATGACACACTGTGGTGTATTGGAGTTTGTTGCCGATGAAGGAATTTGTTACTTGCCTCACTGG ATGATGCAAAACCTGCtactggaggagggagggctgGTGCAGGTGGAAAGTGTTAACCTCATGGTGGCCACATACTCTAAATTCCAGCCCCAGAGCCCAGATTTCTTGGACATCACCAACCCCAAAGCAGT ACTGGAAAATGCCTTGAGAAACTTTGCCTGTCTGACCACCGGGGATGTCATTGCTATAAACTACAACGAAAAG ATCTATGAGCTGAGAGTTATGGAGACCAAGCCAGACAAGGCAGTGTCCATCATTGAGTGTGATATGAAT gTGGACTTTGATGCACCACTAGGTTACAAGGAACCAGAGAGACGCTCACAGCATCATGAAGAGCCAACA GAGGAAGAGGGTGACACTAGCAGTTATGCTGAAATGGATGTTGGATTCAGa GCATTCACTGGCTCAGGAAACCGTCTAGACGGCAAGAAGAAAGGCGTAGAGCCCAGCCCAGCTCCTATTGATCCAAGTGATATCAAAAG AGGGATTCCAAACTATGACTACAAAATTGGGAGGATAACTTTCATTAGAAACTCAAGACCTCAGCCCAAGAAAACAGATGAT GAGGATGCTATGAGCCGTTTTATTGCCTTCTCCGGGGAGGGACAGTCGCTACGCAAGAAGGGAAGAAAACCCTAG
- the c4h22orf39 gene encoding UPF0545 protein C22orf39 homolog isoform X2 has protein sequence MAGGEALWRPPRSCDDYWSEFRLCKSLWNRFHHYYAFGKTPTCQQWKDDYYTCREWEKSHSTETKESLQQSERARVAEQRKFSPVWELRTKPPEDWHLPLPQDKRQDS, from the exons ATGGCAGGCGGAGAGGCATTGTGGAGG CCACCTCGATCCTGTGATGACTATTGGAGTGAGTTCAGACTCTGTAAAAGCTTGTGGAATCGTTTTCACCACTACTACGCTTTTGGCAAAACTCCCACATGCCAGCAGTGGAAGGATGACTACTACACTTGTCGTGAGTGGGAAAAAAGTCACAGCACTGAGACTAAG GAGTCGCTCCAGCAGAGTGAAAGAGCCCGAGTGGCAGAACAAAG GAAGTTTTCTCCAGTATGGGAACTCCGAACAAAACCCCCAGAAGACTGGCACCTGCCCCTTCCCCAGGACAAGCGCCAGGATTCTTGA
- the mrpl40 gene encoding 39S ribosomal protein L40, mitochondrial produces the protein MSALVSRTVTKLFSRQCTPCPLTGFDAHLRHSHWFPSVLAVKTSPPVRAEPKKKKKVDPKREQIARERLKKKLRKLEKVPPELIPIEDFITPVKYLDEIRMRTPAQLPFEESERRALLLKEWSRYKQSQHKAEMEAISEALEAQREALEELRLESEELYQAALKRDPELLPFHHHGPSYTPPIVNYQAPDGKYNDVTKVYTQ, from the exons ATGTCCGCCCTTGTGTCACGCACGGTAACGAAGTTATTCTCCAGACAATGTACGCCATG CCCGTTGACAGGATTTGATGCTCACCTCAGACACAGTCACTGGTTTCCATCAGTGCTGGCAGTGAAGACATCACCCCCCGTAAG AGCTGAGcccaaaaagaagaagaaagttGACCCGAAGCGAGAGCAGATAGCAAGGGAGCGTCTGAAGAAGAAACTCAGGAAACTGGAGAAAGTCCCACCAGAACTCATACCTATCGAAGATTTCATCACCCCTGTGAAATACCTTGATGAGATCAG gaTGCGCACCCCTGCACAGCTACCATTTGAGGAAAGTGAGCGCAGGGCCCTGCTGCTGAAGGAATGGTCACGGTACAAGCAGTCTCAACACAAGGCAGAGATGGAGGCCATCAGTGAGGCTCTGGAGGCTCAGAGGGAGGCTCTGGAAGAGCTGAGGCTGGAGTCAGAGGAGTTGTATCAGGCTGCTCTCAAGCGTGACCCAGAACTCTTGCCCTTCCACCACCATGGGCCTAGCTACACTCCTCCAATAGTCAACTATCAGGCACCAGATGGAAAATACAATGATGTCACCAAAGTCTACACCCAGTAG